One part of the Tenacibaculum sp. 190130A14a genome encodes these proteins:
- the recG gene encoding ATP-dependent DNA helicase RecG: MNLNQPVTYIKGVSVARAELLYSELGIRTCKDLLHLFPFRYIDKTQFYTINQLEQNSSEVQIVGKVIGLKEVKQKRGSRLVATFGDATGSMELVWFKGAKWIKDSLKVNVPYVIYGKLNWYYGTASMPHPEMETVAAYKSKLQMAMQPVYPSTEKLSNKGISNKVMRSMIQNLLQQAFGSIEETLPKYLLDEHRFIAKQDAFLNIHFPKNQEFLAKAQYRLKFEELFFIQIQLLQKKLIRKSKLKGFVFEHVGEKFTNFYNNHLPFDLTNAQKRVLKEIRKDIGSGVHMNRLLQGDVGSGKTIVALLTMLLAIDNGYQATIIAPTEILAIQHFNGISGLLKETSIKVDLLTGSTKTKKRREIHQGLEDGTLHILIGTHAILEDKVQFENLGIAIIDEQHRFGVAQRRKLWEKSPSSQNEGERAVPPHILVMSATPIPRTLAMSVYGDLDISVIDELPPGRKEIKTVHRYDSNRLGVFKFLKDEIAKGRQVYVVYPLIQESEAMDYKDLMDGYESISREFPAPKYQISIVHGQMKPADKDYEMERFANGETQIMVATTVIEVGVNVPNASVMVIESAERFGLSQLHQLRGRVGRGAEQSYCILLSSYKLSSDGKTRLQTMVETTDGFKIAEVDLKLRGPGNIMGTQQSGVLNLKIADVVKDSPILHKARQVAIHILEEDPALGKPENEKLLKTYSQLQKKAGIWSNIS, translated from the coding sequence ATGAATTTAAACCAACCTGTTACATATATCAAAGGCGTAAGTGTGGCACGTGCCGAATTGCTATATTCTGAATTAGGAATTCGAACGTGTAAAGATTTATTGCACCTTTTTCCGTTTCGATATATTGATAAAACGCAGTTTTATACAATCAACCAACTAGAACAAAATTCTTCTGAAGTTCAAATTGTTGGTAAGGTAATAGGTCTTAAAGAAGTAAAACAAAAAAGAGGAAGTAGGTTAGTGGCTACTTTTGGCGATGCCACAGGCTCTATGGAGTTGGTTTGGTTTAAAGGAGCCAAATGGATTAAAGATAGTCTAAAGGTTAATGTTCCTTATGTAATTTATGGGAAACTGAATTGGTATTATGGCACGGCTAGTATGCCACATCCAGAAATGGAAACAGTAGCGGCTTATAAAAGTAAATTGCAAATGGCAATGCAACCCGTATACCCTTCTACTGAAAAGTTAAGTAATAAAGGGATTAGTAATAAAGTCATGCGTAGTATGATTCAAAATTTATTACAACAAGCCTTTGGAAGCATTGAAGAAACACTACCAAAGTATTTATTAGACGAACATCGTTTTATAGCAAAACAAGATGCCTTTTTAAATATTCATTTCCCTAAGAATCAGGAATTTTTAGCCAAGGCACAGTATCGTTTGAAGTTTGAAGAGTTATTTTTTATTCAAATTCAGTTATTACAAAAAAAACTTATCAGAAAGTCGAAATTAAAGGGATTTGTTTTTGAGCATGTAGGAGAGAAGTTTACCAATTTTTACAATAATCATTTACCTTTTGATTTAACCAATGCCCAAAAAAGAGTTTTAAAAGAAATACGTAAGGATATTGGTTCTGGAGTACATATGAATCGTTTATTACAAGGTGATGTGGGGTCTGGAAAAACCATTGTCGCCTTACTTACGATGTTATTGGCTATTGATAATGGTTATCAAGCAACGATTATTGCTCCAACTGAGATTTTAGCAATTCAACATTTTAATGGTATTTCAGGTTTATTAAAAGAAACATCCATAAAGGTTGATTTGCTTACAGGTTCTACTAAGACTAAAAAACGAAGAGAAATTCACCAAGGCTTAGAAGATGGAACCTTGCATATTCTAATTGGAACCCATGCTATTTTAGAAGATAAAGTACAGTTTGAGAATCTTGGAATAGCTATTATTGATGAACAACATCGTTTCGGTGTTGCTCAACGTAGAAAGTTATGGGAGAAGAGTCCGTCTTCACAAAATGAAGGAGAAAGGGCTGTCCCTCCTCACATTTTAGTAATGAGCGCAACACCAATTCCGAGAACCTTAGCAATGTCTGTTTATGGAGATTTGGATATTTCTGTAATAGATGAATTACCTCCAGGTAGAAAAGAAATAAAAACTGTACACCGTTATGATAGCAATCGTTTAGGAGTGTTCAAGTTTTTAAAAGATGAGATAGCAAAAGGTAGACAAGTATATGTAGTATATCCGTTAATTCAGGAGTCTGAAGCTATGGATTATAAAGATTTGATGGATGGTTATGAAAGTATTTCTCGAGAGTTTCCAGCTCCAAAATATCAAATTAGTATTGTGCATGGACAAATGAAACCGGCAGATAAAGATTATGAAATGGAACGTTTTGCGAACGGTGAAACCCAAATAATGGTGGCTACTACAGTAATTGAGGTTGGAGTAAATGTACCTAATGCCTCGGTAATGGTTATTGAAAGTGCAGAACGTTTTGGTCTAAGTCAGTTACATCAATTACGTGGTAGAGTAGGACGTGGAGCAGAACAAAGTTATTGTATTTTGTTATCGAGTTATAAGTTGTCTTCAGATGGGAAAACTCGTTTACAAACTATGGTAGAAACAACGGATGGTTTTAAAATTGCTGAGGTTGATTTGAAGTTACGCGGCCCTGGAAATATCATGGGAACGCAACAGAGTGGAGTATTAAATTTGAAAATTGCAGATGTAGTAAAAGATTCTCCAATTTTACACAAAGCAAGACAAGTCGCTATTCACATATTAGAGGAGGATCCTGCTTTAGGAAAACCAGAAAATGAGAAGTTGCTAAAAACGTATAGTCAATTGCAGAAAAAGGCTGGAATTTGGAGTAATATTAGTTAG
- a CDS encoding TlpA disulfide reductase family protein, producing MRIYSFLFLIAFTFFSCNNTPNQTLLKEGSYRAVLHVQDHQELPFTFKVVNKEQLEIYNADEIIKINEVSYKNDSVYIQTPVFEGYIAAKIQDNNSLTGSFVKPTLNRVVPFSAEFNNTTRFPSKLNPIAIIKGNWETVFSPNNSEDQYIAKGIFEQNGANVTGTFRTTTGDYRYLEGIIDGDSLKLSTFDGAHAFLFTAQITDSTMNGNFYSGNHWKEPFTAKLNNSYELPNENTLTKLNDGYDTFNFSFPDKTGKQISYTDDNFKNKVVIAQIMGSWCPNCLDESRYYVEYLKKNPNPNVQFIALAFELDKTQDKAFQKLQRLKKQIGITYPVLLAQYGGSNKKEAAKKLPMLNHILSYPTTVFIDKKGKVRKIHTGFNGPATGQKYIDFKKEFEDFVKQLSEE from the coding sequence ATGAGAATTTATAGCTTCTTATTCCTAATAGCATTTACATTTTTTTCTTGTAACAACACTCCTAATCAAACACTTTTAAAAGAAGGAAGTTATAGGGCTGTGTTACACGTACAAGATCATCAAGAGTTACCATTTACCTTTAAAGTCGTTAATAAAGAACAATTGGAAATTTACAATGCTGATGAAATCATCAAAATAAATGAAGTTAGTTATAAAAACGACTCTGTATACATTCAAACACCTGTATTTGAAGGATACATTGCTGCCAAAATTCAAGATAATAACTCTTTAACAGGATCTTTTGTTAAACCTACTTTAAACAGGGTTGTTCCTTTTTCTGCTGAGTTCAATAATACAACTAGATTTCCTAGTAAATTGAACCCTATAGCAATTATTAAAGGGAATTGGGAAACGGTATTTAGCCCAAATAACTCCGAAGATCAATACATCGCTAAAGGTATTTTTGAACAAAATGGGGCAAATGTAACTGGAACTTTTAGAACTACTACTGGAGATTACCGCTATTTAGAAGGAATCATAGATGGCGATTCTTTAAAATTATCAACCTTTGACGGAGCTCATGCTTTTCTTTTTACAGCTCAAATTACGGACTCTACAATGAATGGGAATTTCTATTCTGGAAATCATTGGAAAGAGCCTTTTACCGCCAAATTGAATAATTCATATGAATTACCCAATGAAAATACTTTGACTAAGCTAAATGACGGATACGATACCTTCAATTTTTCTTTTCCAGATAAAACGGGAAAACAGATTTCATATACCGACGATAACTTTAAGAACAAAGTTGTAATTGCCCAAATAATGGGAAGTTGGTGTCCAAACTGCTTAGACGAAAGTAGATATTATGTCGAGTACCTAAAAAAGAACCCTAATCCAAACGTTCAATTTATTGCACTAGCTTTTGAACTTGATAAAACACAAGATAAAGCATTTCAAAAGTTACAACGTTTAAAGAAACAAATAGGTATTACCTACCCTGTTTTATTAGCTCAATATGGAGGTTCTAATAAAAAAGAAGCTGCTAAGAAACTTCCCATGCTCAATCATATCTTATCGTATCCTACTACTGTTTTCATAGATAAGAAAGGAAAAGTTCGTAAAATACATACAGGCTTTAATGGACCTGCCACCGGGCAAAAATATATTGACTTTAAAAAAGAGTTTGAAGACTTTGTAAAACAACTTTCGGAAGAGTAA
- a CDS encoding xanthine dehydrogenase family protein molybdopterin-binding subunit encodes MKTQENSFTFSRRNFLRASALASGGLLVGFNLFTACKTEAKPPVDISKLNFNDFNAFIKISDEGYVTIYSPNPEIGQGVKTSMPMIIAEELDVEWDKVNVAQAPLDTKHYKRQLAGGSQSIRQGWDALRQTGATTKQMLINAAAVKWGVDASTCKASKGVITNEKGEQLGYGDVVKEAAKIEVPENVTLKKPSEYTIIGTDRVNVDLENIVTGKPLFGIDFKEEGMVYASVLRPPAFGQELESFDATEAKKINGVVDVITIGEKVRGFLDKGKFNWTFIMSPTDKVVVIANSTWAAIKGKNAIKATWKSGSELESTDKQNEVLDKILEGNNFDVRREDGNVTKAFAEADKVIERTYHSPFLPHNCLEPMNFFANVTNEKVHLIGPVQTPEYAAQGVADMLGRDLKDIQVDMTRMGGGFGRRLYADFVYEAAEISNAIKKPVKVVSTREDDMTTGIYRPAIKYRIAASLKDGKITGYHLKEAAINSNMYGLIPHFFPAGCIPNYKVSTQNYKSDVTTGAWRAPYTNFLAFAEQSFFDEIAEELGKDAVQLRIELLQNVKGTTDERIQYSGDRMEETIKLAAEKGGWGKSKEGVYQGFAAYYSHNTHVAEVAEVELKDGYPIVTKVVAAVDCGIVINPTGGVNQMQGGVLDGIGHAMYGDLGFKDGIPSNKNFDTYRLIRMNETPQVEVHFVENELSPTGLGEPGLPPAGGAVANAIHKALGKRLYSQPFDSELKKNKVLG; translated from the coding sequence ATGAAAACTCAAGAAAACAGTTTTACATTTAGCAGAAGAAATTTTTTAAGAGCTTCTGCTTTAGCTAGTGGTGGATTACTAGTAGGCTTCAATTTATTTACTGCATGTAAAACAGAGGCCAAACCACCTGTAGATATTTCTAAATTAAATTTTAATGATTTTAATGCCTTTATTAAAATATCTGATGAAGGTTATGTAACCATTTATTCGCCAAATCCAGAAATAGGACAAGGAGTAAAAACATCTATGCCCATGATTATTGCTGAAGAACTAGATGTTGAATGGGATAAGGTAAATGTGGCGCAAGCTCCTTTAGATACAAAACATTATAAACGTCAGTTAGCCGGAGGTAGTCAATCGATTCGTCAAGGTTGGGATGCTCTAAGGCAAACGGGAGCTACTACTAAACAAATGCTTATCAATGCTGCAGCTGTTAAGTGGGGTGTAGATGCGTCTACTTGTAAGGCTTCAAAAGGAGTTATTACGAATGAAAAAGGAGAGCAATTAGGTTATGGAGATGTTGTAAAAGAGGCGGCTAAAATAGAAGTTCCGGAAAATGTTACGTTGAAGAAACCTTCAGAATATACAATCATTGGTACAGATAGAGTAAATGTAGATTTAGAAAATATTGTTACTGGAAAACCATTATTTGGTATTGACTTTAAAGAAGAAGGAATGGTATACGCTTCAGTATTGCGTCCACCAGCCTTTGGTCAAGAATTAGAATCATTTGATGCAACAGAAGCAAAAAAAATTAATGGAGTTGTAGATGTTATTACTATTGGAGAAAAAGTAAGAGGCTTTTTAGATAAAGGTAAGTTCAATTGGACTTTTATCATGTCTCCAACAGATAAAGTAGTAGTAATTGCAAATAGTACTTGGGCAGCAATAAAGGGTAAAAATGCAATTAAAGCTACATGGAAGTCAGGAAGCGAATTAGAGAGTACTGATAAACAGAATGAAGTTTTAGATAAGATATTAGAAGGAAATAATTTTGACGTTCGAAGAGAGGATGGGAATGTAACCAAAGCTTTTGCAGAGGCGGATAAGGTAATTGAAAGAACTTATCACTCACCATTTTTACCACATAACTGTTTAGAACCTATGAATTTCTTTGCAAATGTTACTAATGAGAAAGTACATTTGATTGGTCCAGTGCAAACACCTGAATATGCAGCACAGGGAGTTGCAGATATGTTAGGTAGAGATTTAAAAGACATTCAAGTAGATATGACCAGAATGGGTGGTGGATTTGGTCGTCGTTTGTATGCTGATTTCGTATATGAAGCTGCGGAAATATCGAATGCGATTAAAAAACCAGTTAAAGTGGTTTCTACACGTGAAGATGATATGACTACAGGTATTTACAGACCGGCTATAAAGTATAGAATTGCCGCATCATTAAAAGATGGTAAAATTACTGGGTACCATTTGAAAGAAGCTGCTATAAATAGCAATATGTATGGCCTAATACCACATTTCTTTCCAGCAGGTTGTATTCCTAACTATAAGGTTTCAACACAAAACTATAAAAGTGATGTAACCACAGGAGCTTGGAGAGCTCCTTATACTAATTTCTTAGCTTTTGCAGAACAAAGTTTCTTTGATGAAATAGCAGAAGAATTAGGTAAAGATGCTGTTCAATTAAGGATTGAATTATTGCAGAATGTAAAAGGAACGACCGATGAAAGAATTCAGTATTCAGGAGATCGTATGGAAGAAACTATAAAACTAGCCGCAGAAAAAGGAGGTTGGGGTAAGAGTAAAGAAGGAGTTTACCAAGGTTTTGCAGCGTATTATAGTCATAATACTCATGTTGCTGAGGTAGCTGAGGTAGAATTGAAAGATGGATATCCAATTGTAACAAAAGTAGTGGCTGCTGTAGATTGTGGTATTGTAATCAATCCTACTGGAGGAGTTAACCAAATGCAAGGAGGAGTTTTGGATGGAATTGGACATGCCATGTATGGTGATTTAGGGTTTAAAGATGGAATTCCTTCGAATAAGAATTTCGATACCTATAGATTGATTAGAATGAATGAAACACCTCAAGTTGAGGTGCACTTTGTTGAGAATGAATTATCACCTACTGGACTAGGTGAACCTGGATTACCACCAGCAGGAGGAGCGGTAGCAAATGCAATTCATAAAGCATTAGGTAAACGACTGTATAGTCAGCCATTTGATAGTGAATTAAAGAAGAATAAAGTTCTTGGTTAA
- a CDS encoding nuclear transport factor 2 family protein — MTKPIKFILSVLLLILVVNQSIAQENTAVNQVNQNTIVDTYYKLNVKAFQANSTIEDINRIFKLFTDDFTYVHPKYGGTYTRDDLYQGYIRNQKNGMYNGTITDVKIFSRITGVNAIAVKRIYIDNEIKEEKDAKMTLFEFKEGKISKIFEYW, encoded by the coding sequence ATGACCAAACCAATAAAATTCATTCTTTCAGTATTACTCTTAATACTTGTTGTAAATCAAAGTATTGCACAAGAAAATACAGCTGTAAATCAAGTTAATCAGAACACTATAGTCGATACATATTACAAGCTAAACGTTAAAGCGTTTCAAGCCAATTCAACCATTGAAGATATTAATCGAATTTTTAAACTATTTACAGATGATTTTACTTATGTACATCCTAAATATGGTGGTACATATACTAGAGATGACCTATATCAGGGCTATATAAGAAATCAAAAAAATGGCATGTATAATGGAACAATTACGGATGTCAAAATATTTAGTAGAATTACTGGAGTAAATGCTATTGCTGTTAAAAGAATTTACATCGATAATGAAATAAAAGAAGAAAAAGATGCTAAAATGACTTTATTTGAGTTTAAAGAAGGAAAAATTTCAAAAATATTTGAATATTGGTAA
- a CDS encoding M1 family metallopeptidase, giving the protein MRKYTSLLFSALFVSASVFAQEAPKKEPQKGHIDQNKFRQLKDVLPTPNDQRTASGAPGHQYTQQKVDYIMDIRLDEANNKLYGDETITYHNNSKDQLEYLWVQLDQNMRAPDSKTPLAESKGASGWQTPSKFVDDNMGKPKDFGYKIEAVKYADGRDLSYTINRTMMRINLPKPLASGGTFKFKIKWNYLINNSVDDGGRSGFELFKDGTKAYTIAQFFPRLAVYNNVEGWQNMQFWGRSEWALEFGDYDVKITVPADHILDATGSLQNEKDVLTKEQRKRFEKARKSYKDPVFIVTQAEAEANEKEGTNKSKTWHFKANNVRDFAFASSRKYIWDAMAVKINGKDIMAVSLYPKEGNPLWEEHSTRVVANTLEEYSKMTFDYPYPKAVSVHAKRQGMEYPMICFNYGRPNPDGTYSDRVKNGMIGVITHEVGHNFFPMIVNSDERQWTWMDEGLNSFVEILAELDYDPNFNTGNLPKDIVRYMSIDQENLSPIMSQGDYVHNFGPNAYTKPAAGLYMLRQTIMGPELFDYAFRTYSKRWMFKHPTPADFFRTMEDASGMDLDWFWRGWFYTTDYTDIGIKEVKPLYLTDKPNERTKKLQEQYPSYFASLGKLIFLTTNKDDANSSEVEAYINGLPADKKANLKKLPKYMYQVEFEKPGGLVMPIIVELTYADGSKKRETFPAQIWRKDENKVYRVFSSDKEIKSIVVDPDLETADTDTSNNSWPKQEESKFDKFKNKVKG; this is encoded by the coding sequence ATGAGAAAGTATACTTCATTATTATTTTCTGCTCTTTTTGTTTCCGCATCGGTATTTGCACAGGAAGCACCAAAAAAAGAACCGCAAAAAGGTCATATCGACCAAAATAAATTTCGTCAATTAAAAGACGTATTACCAACACCTAACGATCAAAGAACGGCATCGGGTGCACCTGGTCATCAATACACGCAACAAAAGGTTGACTATATAATGGATATTCGTTTAGATGAAGCGAATAACAAATTATATGGAGATGAGACAATTACATACCACAATAACTCTAAAGATCAATTAGAATACTTATGGGTACAATTAGATCAAAATATGCGTGCTCCAGATTCTAAGACTCCTTTAGCTGAATCTAAAGGTGCTAGTGGATGGCAAACCCCATCAAAATTTGTTGATGATAACATGGGTAAACCAAAAGACTTTGGTTATAAAATCGAAGCTGTAAAATATGCAGATGGTAGAGATTTATCTTATACGATCAACCGTACAATGATGCGTATTAACTTACCAAAACCTTTAGCTTCAGGAGGTACATTTAAATTCAAAATTAAATGGAACTACTTAATTAACAATTCAGTTGACGATGGAGGACGTTCAGGTTTTGAATTATTTAAAGATGGAACAAAAGCATATACAATTGCTCAGTTCTTTCCTCGTTTAGCTGTTTATAATAATGTTGAGGGGTGGCAAAATATGCAATTCTGGGGTCGTAGTGAATGGGCTTTAGAATTCGGAGATTATGATGTAAAAATCACAGTCCCAGCAGATCATATTTTAGATGCTACAGGTTCTTTACAAAACGAAAAAGATGTTTTAACAAAAGAACAACGTAAGCGTTTTGAAAAAGCAAGAAAGTCGTACAAAGATCCAGTATTTATCGTTACTCAAGCTGAAGCTGAAGCTAACGAGAAAGAAGGAACTAACAAGTCAAAAACTTGGCACTTTAAAGCTAATAATGTTCGTGATTTCGCTTTTGCATCTTCAAGAAAATACATTTGGGATGCTATGGCAGTAAAAATTAACGGTAAAGACATTATGGCCGTTTCATTATATCCTAAAGAAGGAAATCCATTATGGGAAGAGCATTCTACAAGAGTTGTTGCAAATACTTTAGAAGAGTATTCTAAAATGACTTTTGACTATCCTTACCCAAAAGCAGTGTCTGTACACGCTAAGCGTCAAGGAATGGAATATCCAATGATTTGCTTTAACTATGGTCGTCCAAATCCTGATGGAACATATTCTGATAGAGTAAAGAATGGAATGATTGGAGTAATTACACATGAGGTTGGACATAACTTCTTCCCTATGATTGTAAACTCTGATGAACGTCAATGGACATGGATGGATGAAGGATTAAATTCTTTTGTTGAGATTTTAGCAGAATTGGATTATGATCCAAACTTTAATACAGGTAATTTACCAAAAGATATTGTACGTTATATGAGCATCGACCAAGAGAACTTATCTCCAATTATGTCACAAGGAGACTATGTACACAACTTTGGTCCAAATGCATATACAAAACCAGCTGCTGGTTTATACATGTTACGTCAAACAATTATGGGACCTGAGTTATTCGATTATGCATTTAGAACTTACTCTAAAAGATGGATGTTCAAACACCCAACTCCAGCTGATTTCTTTAGAACAATGGAAGATGCTTCAGGTATGGATTTAGATTGGTTCTGGAGAGGATGGTTCTACACTACTGATTATACTGATATTGGTATTAAAGAAGTTAAACCATTGTACTTAACAGATAAGCCAAATGAAAGAACTAAAAAGTTACAAGAGCAATATCCTTCTTACTTTGCAAGCTTAGGAAAATTAATTTTCTTAACTACAAATAAAGACGATGCTAATAGTTCTGAGGTTGAAGCTTACATTAATGGTTTACCTGCTGATAAAAAGGCTAACCTTAAAAAGTTACCTAAGTACATGTACCAAGTTGAGTTTGAAAAGCCAGGAGGTTTAGTAATGCCTATTATCGTTGAATTAACTTATGCTGACGGTTCTAAAAAGCGTGAAACATTCCCTGCTCAAATTTGGAGAAAAGATGAGAATAAAGTTTACAGAGTATTCTCTTCTGATAAAGAAATTAAGAGTATCGTAGTTGATCCAGATTTAGAAACTGCTGATACTGATACATCAAACAATAGCTGGCCTAAACAAGAGGAAAGTAAGTTTGATAAATTCAAAAATAAAGTGAAAGGTTAA
- a CDS encoding DUF6702 family protein — MKKYFSLLFIIPLLSFSVHKYYLALTEIEHDSKNKSVQMIMNVFMDDFELALNKDYHLDLQLASKQEPKNVDTYFQKYLQAHFKVQINGKEENYKYIGKEYDGNIIYFYLEINNIESVKSIEIQNDILVAHFPDQQNLVKAKINNERKSLFLDKKNDKGLLKF; from the coding sequence ATGAAAAAATATTTTTCTTTACTCTTCATAATTCCTTTATTATCCTTTTCTGTTCATAAATACTACTTGGCATTAACAGAAATCGAACACGATAGTAAAAATAAATCTGTTCAAATGATTATGAATGTTTTTATGGATGATTTTGAATTAGCCCTAAATAAAGACTATCATTTAGATTTACAATTGGCCTCTAAACAGGAACCCAAAAACGTTGATACTTATTTTCAGAAATATTTACAAGCACATTTTAAGGTTCAAATCAATGGTAAAGAAGAAAACTACAAATACATTGGAAAAGAATATGATGGAAATATTATCTATTTCTATTTAGAAATTAACAATATTGAATCAGTTAAAAGTATTGAAATTCAGAATGATATTTTGGTTGCACATTTCCCTGATCAACAAAATCTGGTCAAAGCAAAAATTAACAATGAGAGAAAAAGCTTATTTCTCGACAAAAAAAATGATAAAGGTTTGTTAAAATTTTAA
- a CDS encoding (2Fe-2S)-binding protein, with protein sequence MPTYTLKINGSTKTVTVDADTPLLWVLRDELNMVGTKFGCGIAQCGACTVHLDGTAMRSCQLQVSMIDNEAITTIEGLSENGDHPLQEAWKEVDVPQCGYCQAGQIMTAASFLKDNPNPTTEEIREAMHGNLCRCASYNRIEKAVAIAAEKMS encoded by the coding sequence ATGCCAACTTACACTTTAAAAATAAATGGATCAACCAAAACAGTGACGGTTGATGCTGATACACCTTTGCTTTGGGTTTTAAGAGATGAATTAAACATGGTAGGAACCAAGTTTGGTTGTGGTATTGCACAATGTGGTGCATGTACAGTTCATCTAGATGGAACAGCAATGAGAAGTTGTCAGTTACAAGTATCTATGATAGATAATGAAGCGATTACGACTATAGAAGGGCTTTCTGAAAATGGAGACCATCCTTTGCAAGAAGCTTGGAAAGAAGTAGACGTACCTCAATGCGGATATTGTCAGGCAGGTCAAATAATGACGGCTGCCTCCTTTTTAAAAGACAATCCAAATCCAACTACAGAAGAAATTAGAGAAGCTATGCATGGTAACTTATGTAGATGTGCCTCATATAACAGAATAGAAAAAGCAGTAGCTATTGCTGCAGAAAAAATGTCTTAA
- a CDS encoding RsmB/NOP family class I SAM-dependent RNA methyltransferase, with amino-acid sequence MRLHRNLVFAVIDSIRDIFNEGVYADKAVEQALRRDKRWGARDRKFVAETIYEIVRWKRLYAEIANVKAPYARPDLWRMFAVWCVLKGIQLPDWNQIEPTPTRRIKGKFDELSKIRKFREAIPDWIDEVGLQELGEKAWTKEIAALNKQADVILRTNTLNISKDKLQKILSSEGIETEFVKGHDDALKLVERANVFKTQAFKKGYFEVQDASSQLVAPYLDVRPGMKVVDTCAGAGGKTLHLASLMENKGQIIAMDIYESKLKKLKVRARRNGVHNIDTKVIDSTKVIKKLHGKVDRVLIDAPCSGLGVIRRNPDSKWKLEPEFLDRIRTTQQEVLQQYSKMVKTGGKLVYATCSVLPSENQQQVDFFLASDAGKDFSFVKDNKVLASESGFDGFYMALLERK; translated from the coding sequence ATGAGATTACATAGAAATTTAGTTTTTGCAGTTATTGATAGCATCCGTGATATTTTTAATGAAGGAGTCTATGCTGATAAAGCTGTAGAACAAGCACTTAGAAGAGATAAACGTTGGGGAGCAAGAGATAGAAAATTTGTGGCTGAGACTATTTATGAAATAGTACGTTGGAAGCGTCTGTATGCAGAAATTGCAAATGTAAAAGCACCATACGCTAGGCCTGATTTATGGAGAATGTTTGCTGTTTGGTGTGTTTTAAAGGGAATTCAATTACCTGATTGGAATCAAATTGAACCTACTCCAACTAGAAGAATTAAAGGTAAATTTGATGAATTATCTAAAATTAGAAAGTTTAGAGAAGCTATTCCTGATTGGATTGACGAGGTTGGATTACAAGAACTAGGAGAAAAAGCTTGGACTAAAGAAATAGCTGCTTTAAATAAGCAGGCTGATGTTATCTTAAGAACAAATACATTGAATATTTCTAAAGACAAACTTCAAAAAATACTTTCTTCTGAAGGAATCGAAACTGAATTTGTTAAGGGACATGATGATGCTTTAAAATTAGTAGAAAGAGCGAATGTTTTTAAAACACAAGCATTTAAAAAAGGATATTTTGAAGTGCAAGATGCTTCTTCTCAATTAGTAGCTCCTTATTTAGATGTACGACCAGGAATGAAGGTTGTAGATACATGTGCTGGTGCTGGTGGAAAAACATTGCATTTAGCTTCTTTAATGGAGAATAAAGGGCAAATTATTGCTATGGATATTTACGAAAGTAAATTGAAGAAGTTAAAAGTACGTGCAAGAAGAAACGGAGTTCATAATATTGATACCAAAGTAATTGATTCTACAAAGGTTATTAAAAAGTTACACGGTAAAGTAGATAGAGTATTGATTGATGCTCCTTGTTCTGGTTTAGGTGTTATTCGTAGAAATCCGGATAGCAAGTGGAAATTAGAACCAGAGTTTTTAGATCGTATCCGTACAACACAACAAGAAGTATTACAACAATATTCTAAAATGGTAAAAACTGGAGGAAAGTTAGTATATGCAACTTGTTCTGTATTGCCTTCTGAAAATCAACAGCAAGTAGATTTCTTTTTAGCTTCAGATGCTGGTAAGGACTTTAGTTTTGTTAAAGACAATAAAGTACTGGCTTCTGAGTCTGGATTTGACGGATTCTACATGGCACTTTTAGAAAGAAAATAA